One Armatimonadota bacterium genomic window carries:
- a CDS encoding alpha/beta fold hydrolase, translating into MMVGMKVRGFGILAAVALTCWASAQVERGAPLPRKASLGAQLGVVSPEQAKQFNAPVGSVDIVRVIPGTTAEALGLEVNDVLLSLNGAKTPTVAAALSQLRKVNGGDTLKVKILRGGATIERSGKAVERPRQKGDGIVVAYDQVVSLGKRIRVIETHPEGAGPFPTIFWIGGIGAYSLDGEYPGIAYGNIMGPLSKEYAIVRIDKPGQGDSEGPEYTDLGFDTELDAYLQALRLTKTLGFVDSKRIAIVGHSMGGVFAPLVASQEPVAAIAACATISKTWNEYMLENTRRQSLLGGASPDAVDQELVEMSAICDHLFNEQMKPADIAKKYPALKNRLNGIIPDGKTYSGVGIRFFQQLAKRNLPAAWLKVDAKVAAIWGENDFISTRYDHEFIADMMNKKHPGSAEFILVPHSDHGFFNTDSFADSLQKWGRGGKFNPNIIQILGDWLKKSIGP; encoded by the coding sequence ATGATGGTGGGAATGAAGGTTCGCGGGTTTGGGATTTTGGCGGCGGTGGCGCTGACTTGCTGGGCGTCGGCTCAGGTTGAGCGGGGCGCGCCATTGCCTCGGAAGGCATCGCTAGGTGCGCAATTGGGAGTGGTGAGCCCCGAGCAGGCGAAGCAATTTAATGCGCCTGTGGGCTCGGTGGACATCGTGCGAGTGATTCCGGGTACGACGGCGGAAGCGCTTGGGCTTGAGGTCAACGACGTGTTGTTGAGTCTGAACGGAGCGAAGACGCCGACGGTGGCGGCCGCGTTGAGTCAACTGCGAAAGGTTAACGGCGGCGATACGCTAAAGGTGAAGATCCTTCGGGGTGGGGCGACGATCGAGCGAAGTGGGAAGGCAGTCGAGCGTCCACGACAGAAGGGCGACGGCATCGTGGTTGCTTACGACCAAGTCGTGAGTTTGGGCAAGCGGATTCGGGTAATCGAGACGCATCCCGAGGGCGCAGGACCGTTTCCAACGATCTTTTGGATCGGGGGAATCGGGGCGTATTCGCTGGACGGCGAGTATCCAGGGATCGCCTATGGCAACATCATGGGTCCGCTCTCCAAAGAGTATGCGATAGTGCGCATCGACAAGCCGGGGCAGGGCGATAGCGAGGGGCCGGAGTACACCGACCTGGGCTTTGATACGGAACTTGATGCCTACCTACAGGCGTTGCGGCTGACTAAGACCTTGGGCTTTGTGGACTCGAAGCGGATTGCGATTGTGGGTCACAGCATGGGCGGCGTGTTCGCGCCGCTGGTCGCCTCGCAAGAGCCGGTCGCGGCGATTGCGGCATGCGCGACGATCTCGAAAACTTGGAACGAGTACATGCTGGAGAACACCCGACGTCAGTCGCTGCTGGGTGGGGCGTCGCCGGATGCGGTCGATCAAGAATTGGTGGAGATGAGCGCGATCTGCGACCATTTGTTTAACGAGCAGATGAAGCCAGCGGATATTGCCAAGAAGTATCCGGCGCTGAAGAACCGGCTGAACGGGATCATCCCGGACGGGAAGACCTATTCGGGGGTTGGGATTCGGTTTTTCCAGCAGTTGGCGAAGCGGAATCTGCCGGCGGCCTGGCTGAAGGTTGACGCCAAGGTGGCGGCAATCTGGGGCGAAAACGACTTCATTTCGACGCGCTACGACCATGAATTCATTGCCGACATGATGAACAAGAAGCATCCGGGTTCGGCGGAGTTCATTTTGGTGCCGCATAGCGATCACGGCTTCTTCAATACGGATTCGTTTGCCGATAGCCTGCAGAAGTGGGGAAGGGGCGGCAAGTTCAACCCCAATATTATTCAGATTTTGGGCGATTGGCTGAAGAAGTCGATCGGACCCTAA